The Petrotoga miotherma DSM 10691 genome contains the following window.
TAAGAGTAAGAAATTTCAAGAGTTTCAAAGATCTAGAAGTAGAATTAGGAAAGTTTAATCTTCTAATTGGTGCTAATGCTTCTGGAAAATCTAATTTTATACGGATCTTTGAGTTCTTAAGGGATATAGTAAAGCATGGGTTGGATAATGCAATTTCTATGCAAGGGGGCAGTGAATATCTCAGGAATATAAGTATCGGTTCGTCCGAGGATTTTTCATTGGAAGTCGTTTCTGATCAAGAGTTTAGAGGACTCATCAGAACGAAAGAAAAAGAACCACTAGGGATGACAACATACCAAACGATTTATAAGTTCACTATTAATTTTAATAAGACAGGATTGGGATTTAAAATTGTTGAGGACAAAATAACTCAGAAATGTAAATTCGTTAGATTAGAAAGGCAAAAGGGAAAGCTACAGGAAAAAGAAGAACTTGGGGAAGGTGAGATCCTTTTTTCCAACGTTGAGGGGAAACTTAAGGTCGACTTAAAGTTAACCGCTGAGTTACCGATAACAAAGGATGATATATTTCCACGAATCTTAAGAGAAGAAAAACTGTCACCCAAAACTCTTCTCATCGAATCTTCTTTATTCCCCTTTATATTTCCTCGATCGGAAGCAATTTTCGGGAGTATTTCAATATACGATTTTGACCCTAAGCTACCTAAAAAGGCAGTACCTATTACCGGAAAGATGGAATTGGAAGAGAACGGCGAGAATTTAGCCATCGTTCTCAAAAACATTTTGGAAGATAAGGAAAAGGAAAGGAAACTCTCTAATTTAGTAAGAGACCTTTTGCCTTTTGTAAATAAACTGGATATAGAGAAATTTGCTGACAAATCTTTACTTTTTAAATTGGAGGAAGTATATGCTCAAAAGCAATACTTGCCTGCTCCATTGATTTCTGACGGAACAATAAATATTACAGCCCTGATTATTGCCTTATATTTTGAAAAAAAATTACTAACTATAATTGAAGAACCTGAGAGAAATATTCACCCATCCCTTATTTCCGGCGTTGTGCAGATGTTGAAAGAGGCATCACAGAAGAAGCAAATTATTGTTACCACCCACAATCCGGAGATGGTGAGGCATACAGATTTAAAAAGCATTCTGCTTATCTCTCGAGATAAAGAAGGTTTTTCTACCATTTCCAGACCTGTTGAGAAAGAAGAGGTAAAAATATTTTTGCAAAATGAGATAGGAATTGAAGAACTCTATGTACAAAATCTCCTGGAGGCATAAACATGGATTATAAAATGTTGTTTATTCTCGTCGAAGGAGACGATGATAAAAGATTCTTTGAGAAAATAATAACTCCTCTCTTTGAGGGAAAATACTATCTAGTTAAGGTATGGAAATATGCACAACAGAAAAAGGAGAAGGTTAGTAAATTTCTTGAAAGCATTAAAGCAATGAGTGCGGAGTATATCTACGTATCAGATATTGACCGTACACCATGTGTAACAGCAAGAAAACAATATATACAAAATAAATTTAAGGAAGTTGACAAAGATAGGATAATAGTTGTAATAAGAGAGATAGAAAGTTGGTACCTTGCCGTATTAGACGATAAGTCTTCTAAAAAGCTTGGCATTCGTTATTCAAATACTACAGACAATGTTACTAAAGAACAATTTAATAATTTAATCCCAAGAAAGTTCGATTCCAGGATAGATTTCATGCAAGAAATTCTAAAGTGCTTTAACATAGAAACAGGAAAGCACAGAAATACGTCATTCAGGTATTTTATTGACAAGTTCAATTGTGAAGTTTAAGGCGCAGCTGCAGCGGCGGTGAATTGTGATACCAAGCCCTTATCATCCCTTTCCTAATGGGCGAGCGGTGGTTTAAAGGTGCAACAATTCCTTTTTCCTTATGGGTGGGGAGCGG
Protein-coding sequences here:
- a CDS encoding AAA family ATPase, whose protein sequence is MAIKRIRVRNFKSFKDLEVELGKFNLLIGANASGKSNFIRIFEFLRDIVKHGLDNAISMQGGSEYLRNISIGSSEDFSLEVVSDQEFRGLIRTKEKEPLGMTTYQTIYKFTINFNKTGLGFKIVEDKITQKCKFVRLERQKGKLQEKEELGEGEILFSNVEGKLKVDLKLTAELPITKDDIFPRILREEKLSPKTLLIESSLFPFIFPRSEAIFGSISIYDFDPKLPKKAVPITGKMELEENGENLAIVLKNILEDKEKERKLSNLVRDLLPFVNKLDIEKFADKSLLFKLEEVYAQKQYLPAPLISDGTINITALIIALYFEKKLLTIIEEPERNIHPSLISGVVQMLKEASQKKQIIVTTHNPEMVRHTDLKSILLISRDKEGFSTISRPVEKEEVKIFLQNEIGIEELYVQNLLEA